The sequence ATTTCCGGAGCTTACTGCAAAAGCCAATAGTATTTTAGGCTACTCTATCCAGACGCTTTGTTTAGAAGATCCCCAGCAGCAACTCAATCAAACTTATTATACACAGCCGGCTCTCTATACTGTTAATGCCCTTACTTGCCTTAAAAAAGCACAAGAAACCAAGATAACCCCTAAATTCTTGGCTGGCCATAGTCTGGGAGAATATAACGCTTTACTAACTGCGGGCGTCTTTGACTTTGAAACAGGATTAAAACTCGTTAAAGAGCGTGGTAAATTGATGCACCAAGTTACAAACGGAGCTATGGCAGCTGTAATAGGCTTAAAAGTGGATAGCATAAAAATGATCTTGGAACAGCATAATCTTACAAGCATAGCAATTGCTAATGATAACTCTCATACTCAAATTGTAATTTCTGGTCAAAAAGAGGACATTGAACGAGCGCAAAGGTTGTGTGAACAAGCTGGCGCTCTGATGGTCATCCCTTTAAAAGTCAGTGGCGCTTTCCATTCTCCTCAAATGCGTCCTGTTCAAGAACAATTTGACGATTTCTTAAAAAAATTCAGATTTTCTCCCCCTACAATTCCAGTGATTGCGAACTATACGGCACGGCCTTACGCTGCCAACGATATATGCGCAAACCTCGTGCAACAAATAACTCATTCAGTACGGTGGACAGAAAGCATTGATTACGTGCTGGGCCAAGGCGAAACAGAATTTGAAGAAATGGGGCCTGGAACAGTACTCACTGGCTTAGTACAACGTATTAAAAATGGACAATAACTTATCTCTACCAACTTACTCTTCTCCTTTGATCTTACAACGCCAGGATTGTGTCCTGAGAGGGGGACTTTGTTTAAGTCAAATCAATGTTCAGCAATTAATCGCTACGCATCATGATTTTCTTCATCCAAAAGAGCAAGATTATTTAGCCACTCTCCTTTACCCCAAACGTCAACATAGCTATTTATTAGGGCGTTATTGCGCCAAACAGGCAATTTCTGCTTATAAAAATCTCAATAATTCTACACAAGTATTGATTGAAACTGGCGTTTTCCATCAACCTATTGTCAACTACTTAAGTCATGACAATATACAAGTAAGCATTAGCCATACGGATATTCTAGGAGCGGCTCTTGCTTTTCCAGAAGCTCATCCTATGGGCATTGATGTAGAAGCAATCTGTCCGAGCAAAGTAGCTACAATAAAAACCCAATTATCACCAAATGAACAGCAGCTAGCTTTTTTATTTTCTGATAATAAAGCAGTACAATTGACGTTTCTGTGGACTGTCAAAGAAGCTTTATCAAAAGTACTGAAATGCGGCCTTATGGCACCCT is a genomic window of Candidatus Paracaedibacter acanthamoebae containing:
- the fabD gene encoding ACP S-malonyltransferase; amino-acid sequence: MSVYIFPGQGSQIKGMGRGLFSEFPELTAKANSILGYSIQTLCLEDPQQQLNQTYYTQPALYTVNALTCLKKAQETKITPKFLAGHSLGEYNALLTAGVFDFETGLKLVKERGKLMHQVTNGAMAAVIGLKVDSIKMILEQHNLTSIAIANDNSHTQIVISGQKEDIERAQRLCEQAGALMVIPLKVSGAFHSPQMRPVQEQFDDFLKKFRFSPPTIPVIANYTARPYAANDICANLVQQITHSVRWTESIDYVLGQGETEFEEMGPGTVLTGLVQRIKNGQ
- a CDS encoding 4'-phosphopantetheinyl transferase family protein, giving the protein MDNNLSLPTYSSPLILQRQDCVLRGGLCLSQINVQQLIATHHDFLHPKEQDYLATLLYPKRQHSYLLGRYCAKQAISAYKNLNNSTQVLIETGVFHQPIVNYLSHDNIQVSISHTDILGAALAFPEAHPMGIDVEAICPSKVATIKTQLSPNEQQLAFLFSDNKAVQLTFLWTVKEALSKVLKCGLMAPFELLEVEKTKYQENFAISYFKNFKQYKALSFFLDTAVCSLVYPQKTYLALDIRAIQKILGRLPT